The DNA window tGGTAGGTGTGGCTTGTGGCTGACACCACCCCTCTGACCCACTGCCAGGTGTGATGGACAATCCCCTGGTAATGCACCAGCTGCGCTGCAACGGGGTGCTAGAGGGCATCCGCATCTGCCGCAAGGGCTTCCCCAATCGCATCCTCTATGGGGACTTCCGACAGCGGTAggcacagaggagaaaatgtgGGGATGGGGTGGACAACCCCACTGGGACCGAATTCAGATGTTTCCTGTCCTCTCTGGTCACCAGGTACCGCATCCTGAACCCTGCTGCTATCCCTGAGGGGCAGTTCATTGACAGTCGTAAGGGCGCTGAAAAGCTCCTGGGATCCATTGACATTGACCACAACCAGTATAAATTTGGACACACCAAGGTAAGGGCACATGGTGTCTCCATGGTCCTACCACCCATGGGGTCATGTGGACCCCATGGTCTCACCACTGATGTGTCCACCTGCCTATCCACCCTACCATCCATCGCTTCATTCTCCCAACAACCCATCAACCCATCCATCTGTCCATGAACTCTTCCCAACCAATTCACCCTCTTGCTTGCCTCCTTCGTCCATCAGGTCTTCTTCaaggctgggctgctgggacTGCTGGAGGAGATGCGGGATGAGCGGCTCTCCCGCATCATCACCCGCATCCAGGCTCAGGCCCGAGGACAGCTCATGCGCATTGAGTTCAAGAAGATCCTGGAGCGCCGGTGAGAGGGGAGGGGTCTTTCTCCTAGAGAAGGGATATCTGGTGGGTCACCAGATTGGTGGTGTAGTGACATCTGTCTTACCATTCTAGGGACTCACTGCTGGTGATCCAGTGGAACATCAGGGCCTTCATGGGGGTGAAGAACTGGCCTTGGATGAAGCTCTACTTCAAGATCAAGCCCTTGTTGAAGAGTGCTGAGACAGAAAAGGAGATGCAGGTGAGAGGAGGTGATGAGGCAGGCAGCTTGGGATCCAAAATGGATTTGGTGGGGTTGATGGATAGAGGGGATTGGCTGTGGCTACTGGTCTCCTGGGCTTTGCTTTAGAACATGAAGGAAGAGTTTGGGCGGCTGAAGGAGGCCCTGGAGAAGTCGGAGACCCGGCgcaaggagctggaggagaagaTGGTCTCCATGCTGCAGGAGAAGAATGACCTTCAGCTCCAAGTGCAGGCCGTAAGTGAGACTGCCCCAAAAAACCATGTCAGGGGGGTGACCAGCAGCCCTCCAGGGCCATCCTACTTCATCTACCACTCCAATACAGGAGCAGGACAACCTGAATGATGCTGAGGAGCGCTGTGACCAGCTGATCAAGAACAAGATCCAGCTGGAGGCCAAGGTGAAGGAGCTTACAGAGAGActggaggatgaggaagagatgAACGCCGAGCTGACAGCTAGGAAGAGGAAGCTGGAGGATGAGTGTTCAGAGCTGAAGAAGGATATTGATGATCTAGAGCTGACTCTGGCCaaggtggagaaggagaaaCATGCCACTGAGAACAAGGTGAGGGTGGAGAGAGGCCTTGACCTTAAGTTGTGGGGATTTGGGTCAACACAACCTGGTAGTGTGGAGTTGAGGAGATCCAAGGCTAGTTGATCTGGGCTACACGAAGACTCAACATCCTTTGGGTTCTCTACCACTGCAGTTGCCTCATTGGCCAAGGACAACAGCAGCATCACTCAGCTTTGCCCTACCTCTGGTACTAAGCTGGAGGCCTAGTGTTTCTCCTCCTTCAGGTCAAGAACCTCACAGAGGAgatggctgggctggatgaaACCATTGCAAAGCtaacaaaggaaaagaaggcCCTGCAAGAATCTCACCAGCAGACACTGGATGacctgcaggcagaggaggacAAAGTCAACACCCTGACAAAGGCCAAACTCAAGATGGAACAGCAAGTGGATGATGTGAGTGTGGTCTGGTCCTACCATGAGTAGTGCTAAGGCATTTTCTGGGGCAGATATGATGGAAAACTGAGgttctccccttttccatgtttCCACACAGCTTGAAGGCTCCCTGGAACAGGAGAAGAAGGTCCGGATGGACCTGGAACGGGCAAAAAGGAAGCTGGAAGGTGACTTGAAGCTGACCCAGGAGAACATAATGGACTTGGAGAATgacaagcagcagctggaagagaaGCTCAAGAAGTAAAACTGGACCTCTTTCCTCAATCTAAACTGGGGCAAGGGCAAGGACCTCACTGCTAACTGCTTTCATTTGCAGGAAAGAGTTTGAGATCAACCAGCAGAACAGCAAGGTTGAGGatgagcaggctctggctctgcagctccagaagAAGCTGAAAGAGCTGCAGGTGAGGGATCTATTCTCTGCTTATTTGGGCTGGACTGGAGAGCCTCTGGCTGGTTGGGTTGACATGAAGAATCTCTATAGTCTCTATCTGGTTAGGCTGAGTTTAGGAGTTTCATTTGGTTGACGAATGTTCAGAATGTCTGGCATGAACTGAAGTATTTTCAGCTTACTGGGGTGAGTTGGGTTGAAAAGTCTCCAGCTCAATTGGTTCAGTTGAGCGGAGGATTTGGGTGGAGCCAAGTCTGCTGACAACAGCTCCATCACTGGAGCACAGGCACGGATTgaagagctggaggaggagctggaagcagagcGGACAGGAAGAGCCAAGGTGGAGAAGCTGCGCTCAGACCTGTCACGGGAGCTGGAGGAGATCAGCGAGCGGCTGGAAGAGGCGGGTGGTGTCACATCAGTACAGATCGAGCTCAACAAGAAGAGGGAGGCAGAGTTCCAGAAGATGCGGCGGGACCTGGAGGAGGCTACGCTGCAGCATGAGGCCACGGCTGCTGCGCTACGCAAGAAGCACGCCGACAGTGTGGCTGAGCTCAGCGAGCAGATCGACAACTTACAGCGCGTCAAAcagaagctggagaaggagaagagcGACCTCAAGCTGGAGCTGGATGACCTCAGCTCCAACATGGAGCAACTCATAAAAGCCAAGGTAGAAAGAGGCCAAGGTGGAAATCCTGTCTCCACTATGGGCatcattttccttcttcattcCTTCCCTCCATACTTTTCTCCTCCAAGGTGGGCATGGAGAAGATCTCTCGCACCATGGAGGACCAGGCAGCTGAACACCGGGCcaagctggaggagacacaacGAGTCCTCAATGACACCAGCACCCAACGGGCCAAGCTCCAGACTGAGAATGGTGCGAACCCTCACCCATCATACCCCTCACTCCACATCCTCAACCCCTGCCCCACATCTTCAATCCTTGCTACACGTTGAAAAGCTGCCCTACCTCTGCAGGAGAGCTGTCCCGCCagctggaggaaaaggaggCCCTTGTCTCTCAATTAACTAGGGGCAAGCAGTCATACACCCAGCAGATGGAGGACTTGaagaggcagctggaggaggagatgaAGGTGAGGTTTGTGGGATGGCTGATAGGGTCTCCAAGAGGGCCACAAGACAAGGTGCCCTTCACCCTCATAGCAGTAGCACCAAATGGAATTCAAGTTCAGGCCAGTTCAGTGGGGTGGTTGCATCTAAGAGTGGTTGAGTTGGGTTGCATTAGTCTAACAGCTGAGAGGTTGGGCTGAGCAGGTCAGTTCTGAAGCAGCTGGGTTGGTCTATGGGTGGTTGGGTGGCACTGGACGAGGAGAAGTAAAACTGGGCCACACTAGAGCATCTTTAGATTGCTCTGGGTCTAGATGTGCTGAATTTGGTTGGAATGATCTAGAGAAGGTTTGGCTGAGAAATACCAGTGCTTACTGAGTTTGAGGACATACACATAGGTCAAGTTCACCTACTCCTTGCCTCTCCCTCCCAGGCCAAGAATGCACTGGCCCATGCCCTGCAGTCAGCCCGGCATGACTGTgaccttctgagggagcagtaTGAGGAGGAGACAGAGGCCAAGGCTGAGCTCCAGCGCTCACTCTCCAAGGCCAACTCTGAGGTGGCACAGTGGAGGACCAAGTATGAGACAGATGCCATCCAGCGCACTGAGGAACTGGAGGAGGCCAAGTGAGTCATCTCCCCATGAAAGGAAACCTCTATGAGGCAGGGAAGAGCGCATACACTTCCACTGTAGAAGAATCTGGAGAAGATATAGGGATCTGGAGATGGTGGAAATCCAGATCCTTGGCCAATGAATAGGGAGAATAAGTGACCCAACCCACGTGGTCCATGGGTCACCACAGCCAGGTTTTCTCCCACGGCAGGAAGAAGCTGGCCCAACggctgcaggaggctgaggaggcGGTGGAGGCAGTCAATGCCAAGTGTTCCTCCCTGGAGAAGACCAAACACCGGCTGCAAAATGAGATTGAAGATCTCATGGCAGACCTGGAGCGGtcaaatgcagcagcagctgcattgGACAAGAAGCAGAGAAACTTTGACAAGGTACAAGGACACCTTGGTGAGACAGGAGCAGTCGGGAGGCACAGGGATAGAGGGTGACCCCTAGCTTTGCTCCAGATCTTGTCTGAGTGGAAGCAGAAGTTTGAAGAGTCACAGATGGAGCTGGAGGCATCGCAGAAAGAGGCCAGGTCCCTCAGCACTGAGCTCTTCAAGCTGAAGAATGCCTATGAGGAGTCACTTGAGCACCTGGAAACCTTCAAAAGGGAGAACAAGAACCTCCAAGGTGAGACTGTGGTCTTTCCCTACCCACCTTTTTGTATTCCACCACTTTCCACCAAGTCTGATGAGATCTTATCTGAGCAGAGGAGATCTCAGACCTGACGGAGCAGCTGGGTGGCAGCCACAAGACCATCCACGAATTGGAGAAGGTCCGGAAGCAGCTGGATGCTGAGAAACTGGAGCTCCAAGCTGCActggaggaggctgaggtgGGCCAAATCACATCTCCATGAGTCCCATGTTGTCCAAGTCCTTTCTGTTGCTCACTAATTTCTCTTTGTATCCACCAGGCCTCTCTGGAGCATGAGGAGGGAAAGATCCTGAGGGCCCAACTGGAGTTCAACCAGGTCAAGGCAGACTATGAGCGCAAGCTGGCTGAGAAGGatgaggagatggagcaggCCAAGCGCAACCACCTGCGGGTGGTGGACTCACTGCAGACCTCTCTGGATGCTGAGACCCGGAGCCGCAACGAGGCCCTGAGGCTGAAGAAGAAGATGGAGGGTGACCTCAATGAGATGGAGATTCAGCTCAGCCATGCCAACCGTGTGGCTGCTGAAGCTCAGTCCCACCTGAAAGGAGCCCAGGCTCACCTCAAGGTGGGATTACCCACCTATAAGGAGGTCTTCCTAGGACTCTGAGCTGTTGGCTTATGTCCATTTTATTTACCCCAACAGGACACCCAACTGCAGCTGGATGACATGGTACGTGTCAATGAAGACCTGAAGGAGAATATTGCCATTGTGGAGAGGAGAAACAACCTTCTCCagtcagagctggaggagatgcAGGCAGTGGTGGAACAGACTGAGAGGGCCCGCAAGttggctgagcaggagctgattGAGGCCAGTGAGAGGGTCCAGCTTCTCCACTCACAGGTGAGACATCACATACTTTCAAGGACAGAGGTCACCTCCATCCATGGGTGTGGGCTTCTAATGGGTTGAGTTACCAAGATCTCCAGATCCTTAAAGCCCTCAGATTTGGCAGGGAGTTGGGGGTCATTACATACTGGGGCCTTGAAGAAGGATgggccagcaggtcaagggacACCTCCTGACATCCCGTCCTCTAACTCCAGAACACCAGCCTCATCAACCAGAAGAAGAAGATGGAGGCTGACATCTCCCAGCTGCAGACAGAGGTGGAAGAGGCCATCCAGGAGTGCAGGAATGCTGAGGAGAAGGCCAAGAAGGCCATCACTGATGTGAGTGCCATGGTGGGACTAACATCTAGGACACCTTCCTCTGGAGGGTGATGGAGAGCATGCTTTGGTCCTCCTTCTCTGCTTGCTTCTCTCCTTGTGCAGGCGGCCATGATGGCAGAGGAGCTGAAGAAGGAGCAGGATACCAGCGCCCATCTGGAGCGGATGAAGAAGAACATGGAGCAGACCATCAAGGACCTGCAGATGAGGCTGGATGAGGCCGAGCAGCTGGCCCTGAAAGGGGgcaagaagcagctgcagaagcTGGAGGCTCGTGTGCGGGAGCTGGAGAATGAGCTGGAGGCTGAGCAGAAGCGCCATGCCGAGAGTGTTAAGGGTCTCCGCAAGTCCGAGCGTCGCGTCAAGGAACTCAGCTACCAGGTGGGGCTCCTGGGCTGGCCCAGGTCAATTCCTGCCCCTTTGCCATAGGGCCTCATATCTCATGCTGTACATGACTTCAAACTTGGCTGACCTGCTGGCCAGAGAGACACAGGCTATCTAGAGTTGATATTCGACCTCTCACTGCATGTATGTCTGATACTGCAGTGGGATCCAGAATATTGTCTGCGTTATGAGCCACCCAGGTCATCTCTCAGCATCCCAGGATCCATGGGGTCTTTGCATGATCCATCCCCTGACCTCATCAAGGGAATGAAGACATCtcacctcctgctcccacagctgagACCACCCACAGATCTAGGGAGGCGCCAATCCCCCAGAACATCATTACATGACCCTTGTACTTGGGTGGTGATTCCAAGCGCAGGTAGGGTCAGGGCATGATCCATGTGTGTCTCACCCCACAGACAGAGGAAGACCGTAAAAATATGATCCGGCTCCAAGACCTCGTGGACAAGTTGCAGCTGAAGGTCAAGGCCTACAAGCGACAGGCAGAGGAGGCGGTGAGCACTGGGCAGGCAGCCGTGGGACCACCCCTGCCCCAGAGGGGACAGTGTGGGTTTAGGGTGTGGGACAGGAGTGGGGAGTAGCAGGAGACCTTGAGATGAGGTGGTCAAGGGGTGGGGTATTAGGGGGTGAGGAAAGACAGTTGGTGATGGGATTGAGAGATCATGGTTGgatgtgggaaggaaggaagtggtaGAAGGAAGTagcggaagtggcggaagtggcggaagtggcggaagtggcggaagtggcggaaggaaggaaggaagtggcggaaggaaggaagtggcggaaggaaggaaggaaggaagtggcagaaggaaggaagtggcggaaggaagtggcggaagtggcggaagtggcggaagtggcggaagtggcggaaggaaggaaggaaggaaggaaggaaggaaggaaggaaggaaggaaggaaggaaggaaggaaggaaggaaggaaggaaggaaggaaggaaggctggCTTGAAGTTTATGTGGGTGGAAGATtaaatggatggatggacggacggatggatggatggatggatggatggatggatggatggatggacggatgcATGGATCATTGAATAGATGGTTGGGTGGTTCAAAAATGGAATGTGTGAAGAAACAGGTGTTTCTACTGGGGTCAGATGGAGCAAGAAAAAAGTCAGGTGTATGGGGGGCAGAGGGGGTGGCAGGAGGCCAGACAGAGCTGTATGGGAGCCTCACTGGCGTCCCTGCACCCTCAGGAGGAACAGGCCAACACCAACCTGGCCAAGTTCCGCAAGGCGCAGCACGAGCTGGATGAGGCAGAGGAGCGTGCCGACATCGCCGAGTCCCAGGTCAACAAGCTGCGGGCCAAGAGCCGCGACATTGGAGCCAAGGTGGGACTTTCCCCTGCCCTACAGCTGCCTCATGGCTGCCCCATGGCTGCCCCACAACAGcccctttttctcctccctcagAAGGGACTCAATGAAGAGTGAAGATCCGGATCTCCAAGTATCCTACCTGAACTTGCCGCTGTCCCATTTAGACTTCCAAGTGCCCAATTCCCCCTAGCCCCCAAGCTTGGAAAGCCAATAAAAACCATTGAGCAGCCGTTTGTGTGGGGTTGGATTTGTGTGGGGAGGGTGGGGTTATCCCATTGTATGGCACCCGTAATATGGATGGAGCCTATAGAAGTTTCTAGTAAATCTGaaatttatgaagaaaaaatttatGGGATGTGGAAAAAGGGACAGGCCACATGAGAGCATTGTCAGAGCATTCAGGGATGCAGCAAGGAAGGCCAAAGTCACCTTGGAATTCAATCTGGCAAGGGATAACAAGGTATCAGCAGCAAAGGAAAGATTAGAGAAAATATGAGGGCACTGCTGAATCAGATGAGATACCacctctgtggagaaggacctgggagtCTTGGTGGATAACAAGTTGACTATGAGATGGCAGTGTGTCCTTGGGGCCAGGAGGGCCCATAGTGCCCAGAGTGCATTGGGAAGTGTGTGACCAGAGGGTCAAAGGAgatgatcctgcccctctaTTCAGTCATAGTGAAGCCACATCTGCTGTGGCTCCAGTTCTGGGCTACTCAGCCCAAGAAAGACAGGGAGTTACTGGAGAGAGTCCAGGAGGCCATGAAGATGATCTGGGATCTGGAGAATCTCCCCAGGGAAagagactgagggagctgggcctaAGTCTAGAGAAAACTCAGATGGGATCTCATCAATGCATGCCAAAGGTGAGTGTCCAGAGGATAGTGCCAGACTTTTCAGTGGTGCTcagagacaggacaagaagcaatggccataaactaaaacacaagaaGTTCCACCTCAACCTGAAGAAGAACTTCTTTAcattgagggtggcagagcacaggaacaggctgcccagggagacTGTGGAGTCTCCCTGTCTGCAGACATTCAAAACTCAACTGGACATGTTCCTGTGTAAATTCCCTAGGTCACTCTGCcttggcagaggggttggactggatgatcttctgaggttccttccaaccctaaAAATTTCATGGACTGCCAACCCATGTGGACCTGGTGCACCCCACAGGATGTTGCAGCCCACCCCACATGCAATATGATTTCACCCATGGGGTGTACCTCAACCTCAAACTGCCTCACTGGGTATCTCAACCTGCCTCACACCAATCCATGTCTGGGAAGAGATGTGCCTGGGGGCACATATGGGACTGAGAAAGGGAGGGTCCCCAGGAGGTGGGGGGCAGCATCTGGTACCCCCACATGTAGCAGAGAGCCTGGGTGAACCCTTCAGGGACCTTCTGGTTCCCGAGCTTGCAGCTTGTGCTGCTTCTGGCCTCAGTGTTCCCCTAGCCACCAACTGCTCTGTCCCACTGCTCACCATGTTCCATTTCCCCTGTGTTCCACTGTCCTTCTGTCCCAAATGCTTTCAGCTGTCTGGCCTCTCCATTGATCATTCCACCACCCCTTGTCCCAACAGCCCTGTCTCCTCCAACTTGTTATCCTCCATTTCGCACTGTCCCTCCATTTCCTCCTTGGGCCATTGTCCCATCATATCCCACCATCCCTATATGCTCTCTACCACTCCATTTCCTCTATGTCCCTACACATTCCACAATCTCTATGTGCCACTATCTGTCCATCCTCTCCACATCCCAACATCTTCACGACTCATCATGCCCCCATTCCACCATCCCTATGGCCCTCATCTCCTCTACGTCTCACTATATGCTCCATGTTCCATCACCCCAGCACTTTCTTCacgtccctccatccctccacaTTCTCCCACTATATCCCATCATCCTTCCATGTTCTCCAGGTCCCAGACAtggaaagatgaagaagcagCACTGGTGGATAAAGTGGCTTGCCAGCTCCAGGAACACAAAGAAAATCTCAGAGCAGGATATTTCAAGGACTCAAAAGGGTTCCAGCAGGCTTTCAGTATATGGACGGgccaaaaggcaaaaattaaaTAGTACAGACCGGTAAATGCCGTGCAATAAAGGATGGATTTTGTCCAACTTTCAGCTGGGATGGAGTTTCTCAGTAGGGGCAAGGTCCGGGCGGGCGGTCACAGTGGGAGAGCGTCTTTCCCTCTTTGGGAGGAAGGCGTCTTGGCACAGCTCCCGCCGCTTCCCGAGCCGGGAGCGTCCCCCAGTCTGCTCTGCGCCCCGGCTGCTGCTGGCGGTGGCGAGCAACGCGCTGAGCTTCAGCCCGGCAGAAGAACgggaagagggagggaggcaccGCG is part of the Ammospiza nelsoni isolate bAmmNel1 chromosome 1, bAmmNel1.pri, whole genome shotgun sequence genome and encodes:
- the LOC132072214 gene encoding myosin-6-like isoform X3, yielding MADAVLAALGAAAPFLRPGERERLAAQTRPFDPRSECFVPHPREEFVRGRVTGRQGGEATVQTELGETVTVKEADIHQQNPPKFDKIEDMAMLTFLHEPAVLYNLKERYASWLIYTYSGLFCVTVNPYKWLPVYNAEVVAAYRGKKRSEAPPHIFSISDNAYQNMLTDRENQSILITGESGAGKTVNTKRVIQYFASIAAIGDRKKEVTNSSKGTLEDQIIQANPALEAFGNAKTLRNDNSSRFGKFIRIHFGATGKLASADIETYLLEKSRVIFQLKAERNYHIFYQILSNKKPELLEMLLITNNPYDYSYVSQGEVTVASIDDSEELLATDSAFDVLGFTAEEKAGVYKLTGAIMHFGNMKFKQKQREEQAEPDGTEDADKSAYLMGLNSADLLKGLCHPRVKVGNEYVTKGQNVQQVYYSIGALAKAVYEKMFNWMVVRINNSLDTKQPRQYFIGVLDIAGFEIFDFNSFEQLCINFTNEKLQQFFNHHMFVLEQEEYKKEGIEWEFIDFGMDLQACIDLIEKPMGIMSILEEECMFPKASDMTFKAKLFDNHLGKSANFGKPRNVKGKPEAHFSLVHYAGTVDYNIIGWLEKNKDPLNETVVGLYQKSALKLLANLFSNYAGADAGKGKGAKKKGSSFQTVSALHRENLNKLMANLKTTHPHFVRCIIPNERKEPGVMDNPLVMHQLRCNGVLEGIRICRKGFPNRILYGDFRQRYRILNPAAIPEGQFIDSRKGAEKLLGSIDIDHNQYKFGHTKVFFKAGLLGLLEEMRDERLSRIITRIQAQARGQLMRIEFKKILERRDSLLVIQWNIRAFMGVKNWPWMKLYFKIKPLLKSAETEKEMQNMKEEFGRLKEALEKSETRRKELEEKMVSMLQEKNDLQLQVQAEQDNLNDAEERCDQLIKNKIQLEAKVKELTERLEDEEEMNAELTARKRKLEDECSELKKDIDDLELTLAKVEKEKHATENKVKNLTEEMAGLDETIAKLTKEKKALQESHQQTLDDLQAEEDKVNTLTKAKLKMEQQVDDLEGSLEQEKKVRMDLERAKRKLEGDLKLTQENIMDLENDKQQLEEKLKKKEFEINQQNSKVEDEQALALQLQKKLKELQARIEELEEELEAERTGRAKVEKLRSDLSRELEEISERLEEAGGVTSVQIELNKKREAEFQKMRRDLEEATLQHEATAAALRKKHADSVAELSEQIDNLQRVKQKLEKEKSDLKLELDDLSSNMEQLIKAKVGMEKISRTMEDQAAEHRAKLEETQRVLNDTSTQRAKLQTENGELSRQLEEKEALVSQLTRGKQSYTQQMEDLKRQLEEEMKAKNALAHALQSARHDCDLLREQYEEETEAKAELQRSLSKANSEVAQWRTKYETDAIQRTEELEEAKKKLAQRLQEAEEAVEAVNAKCSSLEKTKHRLQNEIEDLMADLERSNAAAAALDKKQRNFDKILSEWKQKFEESQMELEASQKEARSLSTELFKLKNAYEESLEHLETFKRENKNLQEEISDLTEQLGGSHKTIHELEKVRKQLDAEKLELQAALEEAEASLEHEEGKILRAQLEFNQVKADYERKLAEKDEEMEQAKRNHLRVVDSLQTSLDAETRSRNEALRLKKKMEGDLNEMEIQLSHANRVAAEAQSHLKGAQAHLKDTQLQLDDMVRVNEDLKENIAIVERRNNLLQSELEEMQAVVEQTERARKLAEQELIEASERVQLLHSQNTSLINQKKKMEADISQLQTEVEEAIQECRNAEEKAKKAITDAAMMAEELKKEQDTSAHLERMKKNMEQTIKDLQMRLDEAEQLALKGGKKQLQKLEARVRELENELEAEQKRHAESVKGLRKSERRVKELSYQTEEDRKNMIRLQDLVDKLQLKVKAYKRQAEEAEEQANTNLAKFRKAQHELDEAEERADIAESQVNKLRAKSRDIGAKKGLNEE
- the LOC132072214 gene encoding myosin-6-like isoform X4; this translates as MADAVLAALGAAAPFLRPGERERLAAQTRPFDPRSECFVPHPREEFVRGRVTGRQGGEATVQTELGETVTVKEADIHQQNPPKFDKIEDMAMLTFLHEPAVLYNLKERYASWLIYTYSGLFCVTVNPYKWLPVYNAEVVAAYRGKKRSEAPPHIFSISDNAYQNMLTDRENQSILITGESGAGKTVNTKRVIQYFASIAAIGDRKKEVTNSSKGTLEDQIIQANPALEAFGNAKTLRNDNSSRFGKFIRIHFGATGKLASADIETYLLEKSRVIFQLKAERNYHIFYQILSNKKPELLEMLLITNNPYDYSYVSQGEVTVASIDDSEELLATDSAFDVLGFTAEEKAGVYKLTGAIMHFGNMKFKQKQREEQAEPDGTEDADKSAYLMGLNSADLLKGLCHPRVKVGNEYVTKGQNVQQVYYSIGALAKAVYEKMFNWMVVRINNSLDTKQPRQYFIGVLDIAGFEIFDFNSFEQLCINFTNEKLQQFFNHHMFVLEQEEYKKEGIEWEFIDFGMDLQACIDLIEKPMGIMSILEEECMFPKASDMTFKAKLFDNHLGKSANFGKPRNVKGKPEAHFSLVHYAGTVDYNIIGWLEKNKDPLNETVVGLYQKSALKLLANLFSNYAGADAGKGKGAKKKGSSFQTVSALHRENLNKLMANLKTTHPHFVRCIIPNERKEPGVMDNPLVMHQLRCNGVLEGIRICRKGFPNRILYGDFRQRYRILNPAAIPEGQFIDSRKGAEKLLGSIDIDHNQYKFGHTKVFFKAGLLGLLEEMRDERLSRIITRIQAQARGQLMRIEFKKILERRDSLLVIQWNIRAFMGVKNWPWMKLYFKIKPLLKSAETEKEMQNMKEEFGRLKEALEKSETRRKELEEKMVSMLQEKNDLQLQVQAEQDNLNDAEERCDQLIKNKIQLEAKVKELTERLEDEEEMNAELTARKRKLEDECSELKKDIDDLELTLAKVEKEKHATENKVKNLTEEMAGLDETIAKLTKEKKALQESHQQTLDDLQAEEDKVNTLTKAKLKMEQQVDDLEGSLEQEKKVRMDLERAKRKLEGDLKLTQENIMDLENDKQQLEEKLKKKEFEINQQNSKVEDEQALALQLQKKLKELQARIEELEEELEAERTGRAKVEKLRSDLSRELEEISERLEEAGGVTSVQIELNKKREAEFQKMRRDLEEATLQHEATAAALRKKHADSVAELSEQIDNLQRVKQKLEKEKSDLKLELDDLSSNMEQLIKAKVGMEKISRTMEDQAAEHRAKLEETQRVLNDTSTQRAKLQTENGELSRQLEEKEALVSQLTRGKQSYTQQMEDLKRQLEEEMKAKNALAHALQSARHDCDLLREQYEEETEAKAELQRSLSKANSEVAQWRTKYETDAIQRTEELEEAKKKLAQRLQEAEEAVEAVNAKCSSLEKTKHRLQNEIEDLMADLERSNAAAAALDKKQRNFDKILSEWKQKFEESQMELEASQKEARSLSTELFKLKNAYEESLEHLETFKRENKNLQEEISDLTEQLGGSHKTIHELEKVRKQLDAEKLELQAALEEAEASLEHEEGKILRAQLEFNQVKADYERKLAEKDEEMEQAKRNHLRVVDSLQTSLDAETRSRNEALRLKKKMEGDLNEMEIQLSHANRVAAEAQSHLKGAQAHLKDTQLQLDDMVRVNEDLKENIAIVERRNNLLQSELEEMQAVVEQTERARKLAEQELIEASERVQLLHSQNTSLINQKKKMEADISQLQTEVEEAIQECRNAEEKAKKAITDAAMMAEELKKEQDTSAHLERMKKNMEQTIKDLQMRLDEAEQLALKGGKKQLQKLEARVRELENELEAEQKRHAESVKGLRKSERRVKELSYQTEEDRKNMIRLQDLVDKLQLKVKAYKRQAEEAEEQANTNLAKFRKAQHELDEAEERADIAESQVNKLRAKSRDIGAKGLNEE